In one window of Zingiber officinale cultivar Zhangliang chromosome 11A, Zo_v1.1, whole genome shotgun sequence DNA:
- the LOC122031853 gene encoding phosphoribosylaminoimidazole-succinocarboxamide synthase, chloroplastic-like isoform X1 gives MAVLTGSPSTLQILPKKTLLVPSTRSQCLFMTSLLRPSSISALTSMQKKSSSKVVALLLSENDSHRGDVLHAASSMLSNCLSETHLDQTVRGLLSKSRGKVRDVYDAGDHLVLVTTDRQSAFDRVLASIPFKGQVLNETSLWWFNKTQHITPNALVSAPDRNVTIAKKCSVFPVEFVVRGYITGSTDTSLWTVYAEGIRNYCGNSLPEGLVKNEKLSANILTPTTKSADHDVPVSPDEILQLGLMTKDELDEVSNKALALFSYGQQVALENGLILVDTKYEFGKAADGTIMLVDEVHTPDSSRYWIANSYQERFNSGIEPENVDKEFLRLWFKEHCNPYEDEVLPEAPKDLVCELAWRYIFLFETITKSKFQLPVSEEPIHDRITRNVSNALSSF, from the exons ATGGCGGTTCTCACCGGCTCTCCATCCACACTACAAATCCTTCCAAAAAAGACCTTACTTGTTCCCTCAACTCGTTCTCAATGTCTATTCATGACCTCTCTCCTTCgtccatcatctatctctgcaCTCACTTCCATGCAAAAGAAATCTTCTTCTAAGGTTGTTGCCTTGCTACTTTCGGAGAATGATAGTCACCGTGGTGATGTTCTTCATGCTGCTAGTTCTATGCTCTCAAATTGCCTCTCTGAAACCCACCTTGATCAAACTGTGCGTGGACTTCTCTCCAAGTCTAGAGGCAAG GTGAGGGATGTTTACGATGCAGGAGACCATCTTGTACTGGTTACCACTGATCGACAGAGTGCATTTGATCGTGTTCTTGCCTCCATACCCTTTAAAGGCCAG GTTCTTAACGAGACAAGTCTATGGTGGTTTAATAAAACTCAACATATTACTCCGAATGCTTTGGTTTCTGCTCCAGACAGAAATGTGACAATTGCAAAGAAGTGCTCTGTGTTCCCAGTTGAATTTGTTG TAAGAGGTTATATAACTGGTAGCACTGATACATCCCTGTGGACAGTTTATGCTGAAGGGATTAGAAACTATTGTGGAAATTCACTTCCTGaag GATTGGTAAAGAATGAGAAGTTATCTGCAAATATACTTACTCCAACAACTAAATCTGCAGACCATGATGTTCCTGTATCACCTGATGAG ATTCTTCAATTGGGCTTGATGACAAAAGATGAATTAGATGAAGTAAGCAACAAAGCATTGGCCTTATTTTCTTATGGACAG CAAGTAGCATTGGAGAATGGCCTCATACTAGTTGACACAAAGTATGAATTTGGAAAAGCAGCTGATGGGACAATAATGTTAGTTGATGAG GTGCACACCCCTGACTCTAGCAGATATTGGATTGCTAATTCTTACCAGGAGCGATTTAATTCTGGCATCGAACCTGAAAATGTTGATAAG GAGTTCTTAAGGTTGTGGTTCAAGGAACATTGCAACCCGTACGAAGATGAG GTTCTCCCTGAGGCCCCCAAGGACCTTGTTTGCGAACTTGCATGGCG GTACATCTTCCTCTTTGAAACAATCACAAAATCCAAATTTCAATTGCCTGTTTCAGAG GAACCGATACATGACAGGATAACCAGGAATGTTTCTAACGCGCTCTCATCTTTTTGA
- the LOC122031853 gene encoding phosphoribosylaminoimidazole-succinocarboxamide synthase, chloroplastic-like isoform X2 produces the protein MIVTVVMFFMLLVLCSQIASLKPTLIKLCVDFSPSLEASLQVRDVYDAGDHLVLVTTDRQSAFDRVLASIPFKGQVLNETSLWWFNKTQHITPNALVSAPDRNVTIAKKCSVFPVEFVVRGYITGSTDTSLWTVYAEGIRNYCGNSLPEGLVKNEKLSANILTPTTKSADHDVPVSPDEILQLGLMTKDELDEVSNKALALFSYGQQVALENGLILVDTKYEFGKAADGTIMLVDEVHTPDSSRYWIANSYQERFNSGIEPENVDKEFLRLWFKEHCNPYEDEVLPEAPKDLVCELAWRYIFLFETITKSKFQLPVSEEPIHDRITRNVSNALSSF, from the exons ATGATAGTCACCGTGGTGATGTTCTTCATGCTGCTAGTTCTATGCTCTCAAATTGCCTCTCTGAAACCCACCTTGATCAAACTGTGCGTGGACTTCTCTCCAAGTCTAGAGGCAAG TTTGCAGGTGAGGGATGTTTACGATGCAGGAGACCATCTTGTACTGGTTACCACTGATCGACAGAGTGCATTTGATCGTGTTCTTGCCTCCATACCCTTTAAAGGCCAG GTTCTTAACGAGACAAGTCTATGGTGGTTTAATAAAACTCAACATATTACTCCGAATGCTTTGGTTTCTGCTCCAGACAGAAATGTGACAATTGCAAAGAAGTGCTCTGTGTTCCCAGTTGAATTTGTTG TAAGAGGTTATATAACTGGTAGCACTGATACATCCCTGTGGACAGTTTATGCTGAAGGGATTAGAAACTATTGTGGAAATTCACTTCCTGaag GATTGGTAAAGAATGAGAAGTTATCTGCAAATATACTTACTCCAACAACTAAATCTGCAGACCATGATGTTCCTGTATCACCTGATGAG ATTCTTCAATTGGGCTTGATGACAAAAGATGAATTAGATGAAGTAAGCAACAAAGCATTGGCCTTATTTTCTTATGGACAG CAAGTAGCATTGGAGAATGGCCTCATACTAGTTGACACAAAGTATGAATTTGGAAAAGCAGCTGATGGGACAATAATGTTAGTTGATGAG GTGCACACCCCTGACTCTAGCAGATATTGGATTGCTAATTCTTACCAGGAGCGATTTAATTCTGGCATCGAACCTGAAAATGTTGATAAG GAGTTCTTAAGGTTGTGGTTCAAGGAACATTGCAACCCGTACGAAGATGAG GTTCTCCCTGAGGCCCCCAAGGACCTTGTTTGCGAACTTGCATGGCG GTACATCTTCCTCTTTGAAACAATCACAAAATCCAAATTTCAATTGCCTGTTTCAGAG GAACCGATACATGACAGGATAACCAGGAATGTTTCTAACGCGCTCTCATCTTTTTGA